The Fusarium oxysporum f. sp. lycopersici 4287 chromosome 1, whole genome shotgun sequence DNA segment CGCACCATATTGCACGCTTGCCGTTCAAACATAGACATTCTTCGCGTTGGCTTGAATGGCCCCCCCCCAGACTGTTGGTCTTTTTGGACGCCTGGACTGACTCGAAATTCCCATTGGTTGTAGTGCGACGAGGTTCACCCACGATGTGGTAATTGTGCCAAGCACGGCGTTCCTTGCGATTTCAGCAACCCCGATGTTCTCGAAGAACTTGCCATATCAACTAATACCAGTACTGAGAGTATCGGCGCACCTACTCCCTCGCCTGCGCCGACTGTCAACTTCAATTCTGCTCCAAGAACGCCGCTACCACGCCCACGTGCCCCTTCAAGTCCAGCAAGAGCGCCGCGACCAAACCCTTCCCCTCCCACTTCCGTCTACTCGCAACCTTCGATAAGCTCGTCCACCAACACCATAGACCATGGCGAACGAATGCTCGAGCTGCGTTTGATGCATCACTACACCAATGTCACCTCCAAGACGCTCCTGACCAACTCGCCTGCCGCTGAGGATATCTGGCAGCGTGCCGTCCCACAGATGGCCTTCTCTGGCAATGGCAAGACGTACCTCGCCGACGCCATCTTGTCTGTCGCAGCCCTCCATCTACGCTCCATGTCTCCGAATGACAAAGCATTGGTGCGCGCTTCACATGCTTACTCGGCCTCCTCTCTTTCTGCATTCGGGGCGTCGCTAGGCTCCGGCATTACACCCGACAATGCGGAGCCTCTGTTCCTCACAGCGACGCTAATTGCTTTCCAAGCCAGTGCCTCTCGCATCTTTGTCAAGGACGACGGGGATTCTGCCCCTGGGGATTCAACGAGTCGATATGTGCCCCCGCTCTCCTGGTTCCATGCTTTTCAGGGCGTCAAGACCGTGGTCGCAAACTCGTGGCAATGGATCCATCACAGCGACATCGTCAAAGTTGTCATTGATTCGCAACCTGGTTTCCAGCTGAACCTCAACCCGCGCTCGCTGACTCATTCTTCGGCCATATGCTAGAAGGGCTAAACGATGAATTGATGAACGAAGATCCTCGTTTGCTTTCAACGACCACTCAGGCTTACTCACATGCCGTAAGCGTGCTTAACTGGGCGCATAAAAACTATCACGCAGCTGCCGCGCTCACATTCCCTGCTACTGTTTCGAAGCGCTacgttgatcttgttgatgcAAGACGTCCCCGTGCTCTCGCCATCCTTGCTTGCTTCTTTGCATTGCTGAAGCGAATGGATAATGTATGGTGGTTGCAAGATGTGGCTCGCCGAGAGGTCATGGGCCTGGTCAGCTTATTCGAGCCCGGATCTAAGTGGTGGCGGCACCTTGAGTGGCCAATAAGGATCGCTTTGTTGGACGGCAGCTCTATACCACAAGACATCTGGGGCACGGAGCTCGAAGAGCAAGCACCAGAGCAACAGACTGTTGGCTCCATGACACAGCACATTGAGATATTTGCTGAGATGTTGCACCAGCATGCACAGCCTCCTATTCCCATTGCA contains these protein-coding regions:
- a CDS encoding hypothetical protein (At least one base has a quality score < 10) produces the protein MPPRRSHKKSRAGCRRCKNRKIKCDEVHPRCGNCAKHGVPCDFSNPDVLEELAISTNTSTESIGAPTPSPAPTVNFNSAPRTPLPRPRAPSSPARAPRPNPSPPTSVYSQPSISSSTNTIDHGERMLELRLMHHYTNVTSKTLLTNSPAAEDIWQRAVPQMAFSGNGKTYLADAILSVAALHLRSMSPNDKALVRASHAYSASSLSAFGASLGSGITPDNAEPLFLTATLIAFQASASRIFVKDDGDSAPGDSTSRYVPPLSWFHAFQGVKTVVANSWQWIHHSDIVKVVIDSQPGFQLNLNPRSLTHSSAIC